In Papaver somniferum cultivar HN1 chromosome 1, ASM357369v1, whole genome shotgun sequence, a genomic segment contains:
- the LOC113291539 gene encoding F-box/kelch-repeat protein At3g06240-like — protein sequence MFMIKEGTKPYYPLVSTVSYDDTLYSSSFEHNGGGVPMDLPFQDLAHSIQFLGSCNGLICVMFQTCMVDELVNVPVIWNPTTREYKILSNSQTKFTNLSSSIYSFGYDGKNDDYKLLKGEFSRDGSVTLPPTEEEVHVSEVYSLLSDSWRSIRTNMPYHMLKYIPYDTVSGVLINGLRHWLAGCMILEKELQQESIISFDFSEDKFKQMHLPKEFMKNSTYCFARTVGVLDECLCVVDGVWEPRYQLEIWVMQDYGVPESWTKRFIIPQTQARQPFGLNPLRVVWCFRDGKILLLEDKKKLVLYDTKQDTMTSSSARIHGAENYVESLASLNSGIYVGSCREYANILSASWTKKLRLFNYEV from the coding sequence ATGTTTATGATTAAAGAAGGCACCAAGCCATATTATCCTCTAGTTAGCACCGTAAGTTACGATGATACgctctattcttcttctttcgagCATAATGGTGGTGGTGTTCCGATGGATCTCCCATTCCAAGACTTGGCTCATTCAATTCAGTTTTTGGGATCTTGTAATGGTTTGATTTGCGTCATGTTCCAAACTTGTATGGTTGATGAGTTGGTGAATGTCCCTGTCATCTGGAACCCAACAACTAGAGAATACAAGATATTATCCAATTCACAAACTAAATTTACAAACCTCTCCTCTTCTATTTATTCATTTGGTTATGATGGTAAGAATGACGACTACAAGCTCCTGAAAGGTGAATTCTCGCGAGATGGTTCTGTCACGTTGCCACCCACTGAGGAGGAGGTTCATGTTTCAGAGGTATATTCGTTACTGTCAGATTCATGGAGAAGCATCCGGACCAATATGCCTTATCATATGCTAAAGTATATCCCATATGATACCGTATCTGGGGTGCTTATCAATGGACTTCGTCACTGGTTAGCTGGATGCATGATTCTTGAGAAGGAGCTACAGCAGGAGTCAATCATCTCTTTTGATTTCAGCGAGGACAAGTTTAAGCAAATGCACTTGCCAAAAGAATTTATGAAAAATAGCACTTACTGTTTTGCTAGGACGGTGGGAGTATTGGATGAGTGCCTATGTGTAGTTGACGGTGTCTGGGAGCCTCGTTATCAACTTGAGATATGGGTGATGCAAGATTATGGTGTTCCCGAATCCTGGACTAAACGTTTTATCATTCCCCAGACTCAAGCTAGACAGCCTTTCGGTCTAAATCCACTAAGAGTAGTTTGGTGTTTCAGAGATGGTAAGATTCTTCTATTAGAGGACAAGAAAAAGTTAGTTTTATATGACACAAAGCAAGATACCATGACAAGCAGTTCAGCAAGGATACATGGTGCAGAGAACTATGTCGAAAGCTTGGCTTCACTCAACTCTGGTATATATGTGGGGAGCTGTCGAGAATACGCCAACATTCTAAGTGCATCCTGGACTAAAAAGTTGCGCCTCTTCAACTACGAGGTCTGA
- the LOC113328066 gene encoding cytochrome c oxidase subunit 6b-3-like yields the protein MADSSLDSHETMRGRDVNKVATGQQAPRPVHEYGEITQTPPQPPDDSSIINVDDLKTAPCDYRFPTTNQTRHCYTRYIEYHRCIRAKGKDAPECDKFARYYRSLCPSEWIERWNEQLENGTFPGPL from the exons ATGGCGGATTCAAGCTTAGATTCACACGAGACGATGAGAGGAAGAGATGTGAATAAAGTGGCAACAGGACAACAAGCTCCAAGACCAGTTCATGAATACGGCGAAATCACTCAAACTCCACCTCAACCACCCGATGACTCATCCATCATCAAC GTTGATGACTTGAAAACAGCTCCTTGCGACTATCGTTTTCCTACCACTAACCAAACACGCCATTGCTACACTCGCTACATCGAGTACCATAGGTGCATAAGAGCCAAAGGAAAGGATGCACCAGAGTGTGACAAGTTTGCTCGTTATTATCGTTCACTGTGTCCATCTGAATG GATTGAGAGGTGGAACGAACAGTTGGAGAATGGGACGTTTCCTGGTCCTCTTTAG
- the LOC113291612 gene encoding aprataxin-like — protein sequence MREVGTMMVKRYLKLEGHKSQAIRMGFHSIPGMLQLHLHVMTQDFKEADSNHNWNKNNTSFFKDVDTCIKELEEDRQLTIPADKRKLEADPFCYRCETSYESVDIIRKHQNICPFPENVKSFTW from the coding sequence ATGCGAGAAGTTGGCACAATGATGGTGAAACGGTACTTGAAACTGGAAGGCCATAAGTCTCAAGCAATACGGATGGGTTTTCACTCTATTCCTGGTATGTTACAGCTCCACCTTCATGTCATGACTCAAGATTTTAAGGAAGCTGATTCAAATCACAACTGGAATAAGAACAATACTTCATTCTTTAAAGATGTTGACACTTGCATCAAAGAATTGGAAGAGGACAGACAACTAACGATTCCCGCTGATAAAAGGAAGTTGGAAGCTGACCCATTCTGCTACAGGTGTGAGACCTCGTATGAATCAGTCGATATAATCAGGAAGCATCAAAATATATGCCCATTCCCAGAAAATGTGAAGTCTTTTACTTGGTGA
- the LOC113291470 gene encoding F-box/kelch-repeat protein At3g06240-like, which translates to MSSMILFPEDVMYEILVRLPAKSIINCRYVCKTWFSLISNPKFAEQHLEHTIHNRKTQSKFMFMIKEGTKPYYPLVSTVSYDDTLYSSSFEHNGGGVPMDLPFQDLAHSIQLLGSCNGLICVMFQTCMVDELVKVPVIWNPTTREYKILPNSQTKFTNRSSSIYSFGYDGNNDDYKLLKGEFSRDGSVTLPPTEEEVHVSEVYSLLSDSWRSIRTNMPYHILKYIPYDTVSGVVVNGLRHWLAGCRILEKELQQESIISFDFSEDKFKQMHLPKAFMKNST; encoded by the coding sequence ATGTCAAGCATGATCCTCTTCCCAGAAGATGTGATGTATGAAATCCTTGTAAGGCTACCTGCGAAATCGATCATTAATTGTAGGTACGTTTGCAAAACATGGTTTTCCTTAATTTCTAACCCCAAATTTGCGGAACAGCATCTCGAGCATACTATCCACAACAGAAAAACACAATCTAAGTTCATGTTTATGATTAAAGAAGGCACCAAGCCATATTATCCTCTAGTTAGCACCGTAAGTTATGATGATACgctctattcttcttctttcgagCATAATGGTGGTGGTGTTCCGATGGATCTCCCATTCCAAGACTTGGCTCATTCAATTCAGTTGTTGGGATCTTGTAATGGTTTGATTTGCGTCATGTTCCAAACTTGTATGGTTGATGAGTTGGTGAAGGTCCCTGTCATCTGGAACCCAACAACTAGAGAATACAAGATATTACCCAATTCACAAACTAAATTTACAAACCGCTCCTCTTCTATTTATTCATTTGGTTATGATGGTAATAATGACGACTACAAGCTCCTGAAAGGTGAATTCTCGCGAGATGGTTCTGTCACGTTGCCACCCACTGAGGAGGAGGTTCATGTTTCAGAGGTATATTCGTTACTGTCAGATTCATGGAGAAGCATCCGGACCAATATGCCTTATCATATTCTAAAGTATATCCCATATGATACCGTATCTGGGGTGGTTGTCAATGGACTTCGTCACTGGTTAGCTGGATGCAGGATTCTTGAGAAGGAGCTACAGCAGGAGTCAATCATCTCTTTTGATTTCAGCGAGGACAAGTTTAAGCAAATGCACTTGCCAAAAGCATTTATGAAAAATAGCACTTAA